The following are encoded in a window of Streptosporangiales bacterium genomic DNA:
- a CDS encoding ferredoxin, which produces MTYIIAQPCVDILDRACVDECPVDCIYEGKRMLYIHPDECVDCGACEPVCPVEAIYYEDDTPEEWAEYYKVNVDFFDDVGSPGGASKVGKIDKDHPIVAALPPQAEGE; this is translated from the coding sequence GTGACGTACATCATCGCGCAACCCTGTGTCGACATACTCGACCGGGCTTGTGTCGACGAGTGTCCGGTGGACTGCATCTACGAGGGCAAGCGGATGCTCTACATCCACCCTGACGAGTGCGTGGACTGTGGAGCGTGCGAGCCGGTCTGCCCCGTCGAGGCGATCTACTACGAGGACGACACGCCGGAGGAGTGGGCCGAGTACTACAAGGTGAACGTCGACTTCTTCGACGACGTCGGCTCGCCTGGTGGCGCGTCCAAGGTCGGCAAGATCGACAAGGACCACCCCATCGTCGCCGCGTTGCCGCCGCAGGCCGAAGGGGAATGA